A single window of Symphalangus syndactylus isolate Jambi chromosome 4, NHGRI_mSymSyn1-v2.1_pri, whole genome shotgun sequence DNA harbors:
- the IFIT2 gene encoding interferon-induced protein with tetratricopeptide repeats 2: protein MSENTKNSLESSLRQLKCHFTWNLMEGENSLDDFEDKVFYRTEFQNREFKATMCNLLAYLKHLKGQNEAALECLCKAEELIQQEHADQAEIRSLVTWGNYAWVYYHMGRLSDAQIYVDKVKHVCEKFSSPYRIESPELDCEEGWTRLKCGGNQNERAKVCFEKALEKKPKNPEFTSGLAIASYRLDNWPPSQNAIDPLRQAIRLNPDNQYLKVLLALKLHKMREEGEEEGEGEKLVEEALEKAPGVTDVLRSAAKFYRRKDEPDKAIELLKKALEYIPNNAYLHCQIGCCYRAKVLQVMNLRENGMHGKRKLLELIGHAVAHLKKADEANDNLFRVCSILASLHALADQYEEAEYYFQKEFSKELTPVAKQLLHLRYGNFQLYQMKCEDKAIHHFIEGVKINQKSREKEKMKDKLQKIAKMRLSKNGADSEALHVLAFLQELNEKLQQADEDSERGLESGSLIPSASSWNGE, encoded by the exons ATGAG TGAGAACACTAAGAATTCCTTGGAGAGCAGCCTACGGCAACTAAAATGCCATTTCACCTGGAACTTGATGGAGGGAGAAAACTCCTTGGATGATTTTGAAGACAAAGTATTTTACCGGACTGAGTTTCAGAATCGTGAATTCAAAGCCACAATGTGCAACCTACTGGCCTATCTAAAGCACCTTAAAGGGCAAAACGAGGCAGCCCTGGAATGCTTATGTAAAGCTGAAGAGTTAATCCAGCAAGAGCATGCTGACCAAGCAGAAATCAGAAGTCTGGTCACCTGGGGAAACTATGCCTGGGTCTACTATCACATGGGCCGACTCTCAGATGCTCAGATTTATGTAGACAAGGTGAAACATGTCTGTGAGAAGTTTTCCAGTCCctatagaattgagagtccagagcTTGACTGTGAGGAAGGGTGGACACGGTTAAAGTGTGGAGGAAACCAAAATGAAAGAGCGAAGGTGTGCTTTGAGAAGGCTCTGGAAAAGAAGCCAAAGAACCCAGAATTCACCTCTGGACTGGCAATAGCAAGCTACCGTCTGGACAACTGGCCACCATCTCAGAATGCCATTGACCCTCTGAGGCAAGCCATTCGGCTGAATCCTGACAACCAGTACCTTAAAGTCCTCCTGGCTCTGAAGCTTCATAAGATGCGtgaagaaggtgaagaggaaggtgaaggagagaaGTTAGTTGAAGAAGCCTTGGAGAAAGCCCCAGGTGTAACAGATGTACTTCGTAGTGCAGCAAAGTTTTATCGAAGAAAAGATGAGCCAGACAAAGCTATTGAACTGCTTAAAAAGGCTTTAGAATACATACCAAACAATGCTTACCTGCATTGCCAAATTGGGTGCTGCTATAGGGCAAAAGTCCTCCAAGTAATGAATCTAAGAGAGAATGGAATGCATGGGAAAAGAAAGTTACTGGAACTAATAGGACACGCTGTGGCTCATCTGAAGAAAGCTGATGAGGCCAATGATAATCTCTTCCGTGTCTGTTCCATTCTTGCCAGCCTCCATGCTCTAGCAGATCAGTATGAAGAAGCAGAGTATTACTTCCAAAAGGAATTCAGTAAAGAGCTTACTCCTGTAGCGAAACAACTGCTCCATCTGCGGTATGGCAACTTTCAGCTGTACCAAATGAAGTGTGAAGACAAGGCCATCCACCACTTTATAGAGGGTGTAAAAATAAACCAGAAatcaagggagaaagaaaagatgaaagacaAACTGCAAAAAATTGCCAAAATGCGACTTTCTAAAAATGGAGCAGATTCTGAGGCTTTGCATGTCTTGGCATTCCTTCAGGAGCTGAACGAAAAATTGCAACAAGCAGATGAAGACTCTGAGAGGGGTTTGGAGTCTGGAAGCCTCATCCCTTCAGCATCAAGCTGGAATGGGGAATGA